In the genome of Vicia villosa cultivar HV-30 ecotype Madison, WI linkage group LG7, Vvil1.0, whole genome shotgun sequence, one region contains:
- the LOC131618697 gene encoding uncharacterized protein LOC131618697, with product MDIPIPDQIPYTGEEGGPKLEDIDDALHLPRTEINNVWINRRDYSGIPVDFLYEKARIFAEALSMDALESVLTLLIYGQVLFHRCDKIVDRAAIKIFLRKNHVPTLLGDLLHSINARVTKRQGCVLGCIPLLHKWFISHLPRSVIKNEEGLTWIQRIMKLSYDDIIWHQKEFEGIQLFDRCGEFPNVPLLGTRGGITYNPVLARHQFGFALKDKPRSIYLSAENFDYNSDTSGKKSRFIKAWYEVKKVGVRDLGTRTYTPSDLYFRWIYDRVVEFGIPYPSDTPVVPRITPPERLQEVEAEKAVLVANAKERDSMLDYFSRKWNIEDFISPDQIQSWEREIDRLVQEKNEMVKAHKEEIKGLKRKRRLED from the exons ATGGACATCCCTATACCTGATCAAATTCCTTacactggtgaggaaggaggtcctaagttggaagacattgaTGATGCCTTACACTTACCAAGGACAGAAATTAACAATGTTTGGATCAATAGAAGAGACTATTCTGGGATACCTGTGGATTTCTTATACGAGAAAGCCAGGATCTTTGCTGAAGCTTTAAGCATGGACGCCTTAGAAAGTGTTCTAACTTTgttgatatatggacaagttTTATTTCATCGTTGCGACAAAAttgttgatagggctgctatTAAGATCTTCCTTAGAAAGAATCAtgttcctactctacttggtgatttattgcacTCCATCAATGCCAGAGTAACAAAGAGACAAGGTTGTGTCTTAGGATGCATTCCTCTTCTACacaagtggtttatttctcacttgcCTCGATCAgtaataaagaatgaagaaggtttgacttggattcagAGAATTATGAAACTTTCTTATGATGACATCATCTGGCATCAAAAGGAGTTTGAGGGTATCCAGTTATTTGaccgttgtggagaattccctaatgtacctcttcttggtacccgAGGGGGAATCACTTATAATCCTGTCCtcgctcgacatcagtttggttttgctttgaaagataagCCACGCTCCATATACCTTAGTGCAGAAAATTTTGACTACAACTCCGATACCTCCGGAAAAAAGAGTCGtttcattaaagcttggtacgAGGTAAAAAAGGTAGGTGTAAGAGATTTGGGAACAAGGACCTATACTCCTTCAGACCTCTACTTCAGATGGATTTATGATCGAGTCGTTGAGTTTGGCATACCATATCCATCTGACACACCTGTTGTTCCAAGGATCACTCCTCCAGAG CGGTTACAAGAGGTTGAGGCAGAAAAAGCTGTGTTAGTGGCTAATGCTAAGGAACGAGATAgcatgcttgactatttctcccgCAAGTGGAATATTGAAGACTTCATCTCGCCTGatcaaatacaatcatgggagcgaGAGATTGATAGACTTGTTCAAGAAAAGAATGAAATGGTCAAAGCCCATAAAGAAGAAATCAAAGGATTGAAGAGGAAGCGCCGACTTGAAGATTGA